In Melospiza melodia melodia isolate bMelMel2 unplaced genomic scaffold, bMelMel2.pri scaffold_48, whole genome shotgun sequence, the genomic window cctgctcagaggggatcctcagcacagccctgatgatctgcacataggagaaaataatgaacacaaagcagcttgaggctacacagacacttacagcaagaagcccaagctccctgaggtaggatttggagcaggagagcttgaggatctggggaatttcacagaagaactggcccagggcattgccatggcacaggggtaaggaaaatgtattggctgtgtgtagcagtgaatagagaaaggcagtggcccaggcagctgctgccatgtgggcacaagctctgctgcccaggagggtcccgtattgcagtggtttgcagatggacacgtagcggtcgtagcacatgatggtgagCAGGGAAACCTCTAATGACATGAAAAACACAAACATaaagagctgtgtagcacatcctgagtacgagatggtgctggtgtcccagagggaattgtgcatggctttggggacagtggtgcagatcatgcccaggtcgctgagggccaggttgagcaggaagaagcacatgggcgtgtgcaggtggtggctgcaggctatggtgctgatgatgaggccgttgcccaggagggcagccagggagatacccagcaagaggcagaagtgcaggagctgcagctgccacgtgtctgccaatgccagcaggaggaagtgcctgatggagctgctgttggacatttgctgtctctGGCCGCTGggagctgttcatggagaaaagtcaaTGACAAACCTCTTCCAGCAAAATGAAAGCCTTTTCCCACAGACCCTTCTCCTGTAAGACTCTGACACCCTTTTCAATTTCcggaagattttctttcagctccaAGTGTGGAGCCCTGGATGGTGCTGCCTGACTGGGGCTTCAGGTTCAGGGCAGctacacacagaggtttttatagTACAGCCTTGCTGTTCAGAcacaggagagggacagggacctgtcctcGTGTTCCTCTTTGAATCTCTGTTAACACAGAaggccctgtcagcatctgccctcccactgccagagaacaggaatggtatagtctgtttaaatgtactagtgttatttacagcttttcttcatctcccctgctggttatttttggatgtcagaaactctctgcatttctgctgcgctcagggagaacagtgagttctctgaggcaaagtggtgagtggagagggagggaaggacatCTGTCACCCTGTCATGTCCCAGGATTGTCTAGGCTTTCACCTTTCCTAGACAGAGGATGATCACCCtcccat contains:
- the LOC134413732 gene encoding olfactory receptor 14C36-like, whose product is LAQEPLAAGQGSCSSWSHLLKLEHPNAYRLSPSGQRQQMSNSSSIRHFLLLALADTWQLQLLHFCLLLGISLAALLGNGLIISTIACSHHLHTPMCFFLLNLALSDLGMICTTVPKAMHNSLWDTSTISYSGCATQLFMFVFFMSLEVSLLTIMCYDRYVSICKPLQYGTLLGSRACAHMAAAAWATAFLYSLLHTANTFSLPLCHGNALGQFFCEIPQILKLSCSKSYLRELGLLAVSVCVASSCFVFIIFSYVQIIRAVLRIPSEQGRHKAFSTCLPHLVVVSLFLSTAFFAYLKPPSISSPSLDLALSVLYSVVSPALNPLIYSLRNQELKAAVWAMMTGCFQRH